One Baekduia alba genomic window, TCGTCGGGATCGCGACCCTCACCGCCGGCTTCTTCGCCGGCCACTCGGTCGCGTCGTCCTGGGTCGGCCGCCGCGCCGCCGGCGCCGCCGGCCAGGCCTCGGCGCTCTACCTGTTGGCCTACTACGCGGGGTCGTCGATCGCCGGTCCGCTGGCCGGGACCGCCTGGACGATGGACCATTGGAACGGCGTCCTGGCGATCGCGGGCGTGATGCTGGCGGTCGCGTTGTTGGTGTCCTTGCGCCTGCGGCGGACGCCGCCGCTGGGCGCGCCGCTGGTCCCCGCCGGCTAGGCGCGCCGGCGGCTATGACCGCCCGCCGCGGAGCGGTAGCCTCGGCCGATGGCCATCGATCCGCAGCGCACCGCCGTCGTCCTGATCGAGTACCAGAACGACTTCACCTCCGAAGGGGGCGCGCTCCACGGCGCGGTCCAGACCGTGATGGAGAGCACCGGGATGCTCGACAACACGCGCCGGCTGGTCGAGGCGGCGCGGGCTGCGGGCGCGACGATCGTGCACGCGCCGATCACGTTCGCGCCCGGCTACAACGAGATCTCGGCGCACCCCTACGGGATCCTCAAGGGCGTGGTCGACTCGACCGCGTTCGTCAAGGGCGAGTGGGGCGCGGAGATCGTCGACGCGCTGGCGCCGGCCGAGGGCGACATCGTCGTCGAGGGCAAGCGCGGGCTGGACACGTTCGCGACGACCAACCTGGACTTCATCCTGCGCGCCCGCGGCATCGAGACGATCGCGCTCAGCGGCTTCCTGACCAACTGCTGCGTCGAGTCCACGATGCGGACGGGCTACGAGAAGGGCTACAACGTGATCACGCTGTCGGACTGCGTCGCGGCGACGTCGCCCGAGGAGCACGACAACGCGATCACCTTCGACTACCCCATGTTCTCGGAGGTCATGACGTCCGAAGGGCTCGCCGGCCAGCTCAAGGGCGCGGGCGCGCCGGCTTGATCGCCGCGTAGCGCTCGAGCCCGTCGTCGTCGGCGACCGGCAGCCAGGCCGGCGCGTCGGCGACGAAGTTGTGGAACGACGGCCGGATGCCGGGGTCGTCGTCGAGGGTCCCGAGGCGGATCGAGACCTCGGGGCCGTCGGGCCACGAGCCGCCGAACAGGCTCGAGCCGCAAGCGGTGCAGAAGACCTTCACCATGCCTTGGTCGGGCGTGTAGGTCCGGAGCAGGTCGGCGCCGGCGAGCAGGGTGAAGTCCTCGATCGCCGCGCGGCCCTGGGTCGAGGCGGCCGCCCCGGTGTGCTTGCGACAGCGCGAGCAGTGGCAGAAGTTGGCCCGCAGGAACGGGCCGGTGACCGCGTAGCGGACGCCGCCACAGAGGCAGCTGCCGCGGACGGGCGCGGCGGGCGAGGGCGTGCTCGACATCGTCGGATCGTCGCACGCCCCCGCCGCCATCGGTTCTAGGCCGAGACCGCGTAGAGCGTGCCCGAGGTCGTCGAGACCGTGGTCACGGCCTTGCCGTGGGCCTGGACCCAGGCGGTGAGGGCCGACGAGCCGCCGCCCCCGCCCGGGCCGCCGCCGCTGCCACCCGCGCCGACCGACACGTACTTCAACTCGCCGCGCGTGACCATGGCCGCCAGCTGGGAGGCCGTCGGGGCGTTGTCGCTGCCGCTGAAGCCGCCGATCGTGACGACGGGCTTGCAGCATCTTGGTCATGAACGCCAGGCCGACGATCGCGCCGGCGAGCAGCAGGGGCTTGGTCTGCCCGCTCCCGATCGCCTTCTGCGTGAAGAACGCCGCGGCGACGAGCAACAACACCAACAACGCGTCATGTGCCTACGACTCCTACAGGTTGGTCGTGCGTCGCGGAGGACCGGGGGCGGCAGCGTCGGCGGAGGCAGTGACGATCGGTGGCGTTCGGCCGGAGGCGAGCTGCGGCCGATCGCGGCGAAGACGACGGGCCTGCCAAGGCCGCTCCGGGCGGCCACCGAACGACCGAGGGCCGCGCCATCCTGGCGCGGCCCTCGAGCGACTTCCCCCGTGAGCGCTAGGCGCGGACGAGGCGCAGCGTCGTGCTGCTGGTCCCCGCGGTCACCTTGACCTTGGTGCTGTGCACGCGCCGGGTGGTGCGCGCCAGCTTGGGCTTGTCCTTGCCCGTGAGCTTGACGACGATCGCCTTGGTCTTGTTCGCCTTGAACGAGAACGCCTTGCGACCGACCACATGCTTGTTGTAGGAGATCTTCAGCGTGCCCTTGCAGACCTTGCCGTGCGACGCCGGGCAGGTCATCGAGACGACGACCGTGCCGTCGGAGCGGAGCTTCAACACCTTGTTGTTGATCCGCGGCCAGTGGCGCTTGTGGTGCTTGGGCGGCTTGTGGCCGTTGCCGGGGTTGTAGACCGGGCCGGGGGCGCGGACGCCCGTCACGAAGGTCCGGTCGGGCCCGTAGAACGTCCCGAAGTCGCTGTCGACGACCGAGCGGTAGTGGATGACGTTGTACTCCGGCAGCGCCCCGAGGTCGGCCGCGAACACCTGCGGCGTCGTGGCCGCGCCGATCTTCTGGTCGGCGGTCCGGCTGCCGTACAGCGGCGTCTGGCCGTAGTCGAAGTGCGCCTTGACGGCCGCACCCGCGGGGTTGACCGAGCCGGTCACGTGCGCCGTGCTCAGCGTGACGTTGGACGCGTCACCTGTCGTCACGTCGGTCGGCGCGTAGCCGTGGGCCAGCAGCCGCTGCGGCGAGCCCTCGGTCGTGTGCAGGAAGAACGGCGTGCCGGCCGCCGCGCCCGGCGCGTTGGCGCCGTCGGCGGTGAACGGGTCGGCCGTGTTGCTCGACGAGATCGGCGAGCGCACGTCGGCGTCGGCCGGGTCCACCGCGCCGTCGACCTTGAACGTCGTCAGGCCCTCGAAGTGCCCGACGACCGTCTTGAGCTTGCCGCCGATCGTGCTGTGCCACTGGACGTAGGGCGTGTTGCCCGAGAACGTGATGTCCGGACGGGACGCGTCGAGCGTCGGCGCGGAGACCGGGTTGCCGTTGTTGGCCAACTCGAAGTGATCGCCGCCGACCAGGCGCGAGACGAAGATCCCGTGGTTGCCGTTGGGCAGCGTCTCGGACCACGCGACCCACGGCGCGGTGATGCCGCCGGGCGTCAGCGTGCCGGCCGCGACCCGCGGGTCCTCGGCGTCACGGTCGGGCGCGGCGTTCAGCGAGCACGCGTCCTCGGAGGGCTGGTCGACCGCGCACGCGCCGAAGCCGTGCGTGCCGCTCGTGTTCAACACGTTCACCTTGCCCTGCGTGCCACGACCGACGGCCACGTACTTGAAGCCGCCGTCCGCGGTGGGCTCCGCGACGGCCTTGGCCGCGAAGACCTGCTCGGTGTTGCGCAGCCCGATCTTGGAGTCGTTCTCCTCGTACCAGACGATCCACGGCACGGTGTCGCCCGGGCCGGTGAACGCGACGTCCGGCTCGATGCCGTCGCGCGTCGGGTCGATGTTCAACGTCGGGTCGGTCGCGCCGGTCGAGGTCGCGGCGCCCTTGGTCGTGCGCTCGATGCCCGTCTGCTGCCAGCAGAACGCGCTGACGCTGGTGCCGCCGCCGGGCTTGTTGGCCGAGCAGTCGGCCTGCTTGATGGCGCGCGAGACGAAGATCTGGTTCGGCGAGCTGTCGTTGTCGGCACCACCGTCGCGCTCCTGCCAGGCCACCCACGGCACCGGCGCGTTGCCGGCGACCGTCGCGCCGCCCGCGACGGCCGGGTTCTCGGCATCACGGTCGACGTGGATGTTCAAGGACGGGACCTTGCTGGTCGGCGCGCGATCCTGGCCTTCGGGGATCCACTTCTTGTTGGGGGCATCGAATCGCGACGCGAAGATGTTGGTGGCGTCGCTACCCAGCAGCGGACTGGGCTCGTACCAGGAGACCCACGGCACGGTGCGGTCGGCGCCGGCGAAGTCGATCGACGGCGCCTCGGCCTCCTGGTGCGGGTCGAGGTTCAGCGAGGCGGGCGAGCCCTGCGTGATCCACTGGCCGCCCTTGAAGGCACGGACGAAGATCTGCTGCTCGGCGCCGGCGTCCTTCTGCTCGAAGGTCGCCCATGGGACGCGGACGCCGCCCGCGGCGAGCGAGCCGCCGACGAGGTCGGACGCGCCGGCGTCACCGGATTCGTTGACCTGTCCTCCCGGCGGAAGACCGGGCAGGGCGGCGGAGGCACTGGTGGCAGCCAGGCCGAGGGTCGCGGCCGCGGCAGCCGACAGCACGGCACCGCGTCGCATGATGCGCGAGCGCATGGGAACAGCTCCTTTGAGGAGGTGGATTAGAGGGAGAGGCGCCCGGCGCGCGTTCTCGTGACGCCCAGCACGGCGAGGCCGAGCAGGGCGAGCAGCGCGCCGAGGTACAGCAGCAGCGGCGCGCCGGTGCGGGTCAGCGCATCGGCGTGCAGCGCGGGGACCGCCAGCAGCGCGAGGCACCAGGCCCCGAGCGTGGCGTACGGAATCAAGGCTTCGGCGGTCCGGCGCAGGTCGTACGCGGACCACAGCAGGGACGCGGCGATCATCGCCAGCCAGGACGCGGTCGCCTGCGCCAGCAGCGGCGTGAGCGGCCAGGGCCAGTCGTCGCCGAGCGCGGTCGGGAACGCGAACAGCGCGACGGCGTAGGCGGCGAGCGCCAGGCCGGCGACCAGCGACGCGCGGCGCAGGAGGTCGAGGCGCGGGTCGGCGAGGACGGGCCGCAGCGTGATCGCCCGCTGGCGGGCGCTGAGCAGCAGGACGCCGAACGGCGCGCACGCGTAGACGACGGTCCAGCCCCACGTCGGCGCGTAGTCCCACTTGAACTTGTCGCTGTGCAGCAGCGTCGCCGCCATCAACCCGATGGACAACACGAAGAGCGCGACGGCCAGCGGCTGGATCGAGCGCCAGCGCCGCGCGGCGAAGACGACCAGCCCGGTCGCGACGACGCCCGCGAGGTAGCCGGCGCCGAGGAAGGCCGCCGACGGGTAGGGCTGGATCGGCCAGGCGTAGTCGGTCTCCGCCAGCTCGGGCAACCCGTACAAGAACACGGCGTTGAGGACCGCCAGGAAGAGCAGGCCGCCGACGGCCCAGCGCGTGACCGGCCGGATGCGGCCGTCGTAGGCCGTCCCGGGACGCGGCGCGCGACCGCCCCCGCCAGCGGCCGTCGTCACCGCGGCCGTGCGCGGCATGGGGACCGCGACCTCAGGGGATGGGCACACGAGAGACACGGATGACCTCGGTCTGGTGGCTGAGGTACTCGGGGAGCTGCCCGAGGGCCGACTGCTGGTCCGGCGCCTCGACGAACCACCAGAGGCCGTGACCGCCCAGCGGGCAGGTCGACAGGGCCTCCGAGTGGCGCAGCGGGCTGGCGAAGCCGCGCCAGGCCGCGAACGTCCGGCCGCACTCGGCCGGCGTGTGGTGGTGGGACAGGAGGAAGGTTGGCACGCCCTGCAGACTGGCGACCGGGCGACCCCCCGAACATCAGGGAACCCCCTGCACTTCGTCGATCAGTCCCCAGGGTCGCGCTCACGTCCCACCGCTCCGGCGACGGCCACCCGCCCGGACACGCCGAGCTTGGCGAACACCTTGGTCAGGTGGCTCTCGATGGTCTTCTCGCTCAGGAACAGCTCGGCGGCGATCTCGCGGTTGGTGCGGCCGTCGGCGACGAGCTCGGCGATCTCGCGCTCGCGGCCGGAGAGGCTGGCCAGGCCCTCGGCGCCGGATGCGCGGCGCCGGCGCGCGCCGACGCGGCGGCCCAGGCGGCGCAGCTCGCGCGCGGCCTCGTCGCGCAGGCGGGTGGCGCCGATCGCGGCGAGGTCCGCCTCCGCGCGCTCGAGCCAGGAGACCGCGGAGCTGGCGTGGCCGAGCTGGGCGGCGGCGCGCCCGGCGACGGTGCGGGCGCGTGCGGCCTGGACGGCGGCGCCGGCCTGGGTCGCACGGTCGACGGCGCGTTCGGCGTGCGCGAGCGCGCCCGCGGCGTCGCCGGTCGCGAGGTCCAGGAGCGCGTGCGCGTGGGCGACGGCGGCCTCGACGTGGCCGAGGTCGCCGAGCTGCGCCTGGAGCTCCTCGCCGCGCTGCACCCAGTCGCGGGCGACGGTGTGGTGGCCGAGGTCGAGCTCGGCGCGCGCGAGGATCGCGTACAGCCACGCCCGCCGGCCGGGCTCGACGTGGGCGAAGCCCGGCCCGCCGGCGTCGGCCATCGCCTCCAGGCAGCGCTCCGGCTCGCCGGCCTCCAGCCACGCTGCGGCGACGTGCACGCGCGTGCCCTGCGAGAGCACGCTCTCGTCCAGGTGGGCGAGCAGCTCGAGCGCCTCGGCGCCCGCGGCCCGCGCGCGCGGCAGCTCGCCGGCGATCGCGGCGATCCACGCCTCGGCGGTCAGCGCCCAGCACAGGATCTGGCGGTTGCCCGACAGGCGCCCGGCCTCGACGGCGCCGTCGGCCTGCTCGAGCGCGGCGCGCAGGCGGCCGGTGACCTCGTAGGCGTGCGCCAACCCGATGGACATGGGGGTCGCGAACTGGCCCTGGCCGGCGGCGCGCGAGAGCGCGATGCCGCGCCGGAAGTGGCGGATCGCGGCGTCGTAGCGCTCGGCGAAGTACTCCGCGAACCCCAGGTAGTACGGGCCGTCGAGGCGCCCGCCGAGGGCGTCGTCGGCCATCCCGTCCAGGCGCTCGGCGGCCTTGTCCGCCGTGGCGTGGGCCTCCGGGATGGCGCCCAGGCCGAGCTGCGCGTAGGTCGCCAGCGCCTCGGCGACGAGCTGGAGCGCGGGGTCCTCGAGTGCGGTCGCGGTCGCGTGGCCGCGCTGCGCCCAGGTCCTCATCGCCGTGAAGTCGCCGTCGTACAGCGCATCGGCGGCGAGCTCGACCTGGAGGTCGGCGGCGGCGATCGACGACGGGTCGGCGACGTGGTCGAGGGCGGCGACGAGGCGGCCGTGCGCGGCCTCGTGGCGGCCGAGCAGGTTCTCGCACATCGCGCAGCCGGCGACCAGGCGGGCGCGCAAGGGCGCGAGCACGTCGTCGTCACCGGCGAGCTGGAGCGCCTGGTCCAGCGAGTCGAGCGCCGGGACGAGCTGGCCGATCGCCGCCTGGCACTGGGCGAGCATGACCAGCAGGCCGAGGCGCTGGCCGGCGCTCTCCGGGTCCTGCGGCAGGAGGCGCAGCGCCGCGGCGTACCAGCCCGCGGCGGCCGCGGGGGCGCGCGCGGCGGCACCGCTGCCGGCGGCGATCAGGACGCCGATCGCGGCGGCGTCGCCGGGCTGGGCGGCGCGCTCGAGGTGGTGGGCGCGCGCGGTGATCGAGCCGCCCTCGCGCTCCAGGGCCTGCGCGACGCGAGCGTGCGCGCCCAGGCGCCAGCCCTCCGGCGTCGT contains:
- a CDS encoding cysteine hydrolase, which gives rise to MAIDPQRTAVVLIEYQNDFTSEGGALHGAVQTVMESTGMLDNTRRLVEAARAAGATIVHAPITFAPGYNEISAHPYGILKGVVDSTAFVKGEWGAEIVDALAPAEGDIVVEGKRGLDTFATTNLDFILRARGIETIALSGFLTNCCVESTMRTGYEKGYNVITLSDCVAATSPEEHDNAITFDYPMFSEVMTSEGLAGQLKGAGAPA
- a CDS encoding GFA family protein; protein product: MSSTPSPAAPVRGSCLCGGVRYAVTGPFLRANFCHCSRCRKHTGAAASTQGRAAIEDFTLLAGADLLRTYTPDQGMVKVFCTACGSSLFGGSWPDGPEVSIRLGTLDDDPGIRPSFHNFVADAPAWLPVADDDGLERYAAIKPARPRP
- a CDS encoding helix-turn-helix transcriptional regulator yields the protein MATPADAANAAHPIVGRRAQLSAVADALAQLDRRSSPILALSGEPGIGKTRLTEELCDRADARGHLVLSGRAAELEQDLPFAVAVDALGDYAASLGVDRLQRLVGAQAAELAPIVPGLDGLGDATAGRLQDERFQTHRAVRALLEALGAKQRVVLALDDLHWADAASLELVAHLLRRPPRRGVLLVLAFRPSPARATLVDALAAAVRERAVVELPLEPLTLADAEALLPADVPAARRDAIFAQSGGNPFYLQELARAATPSADDDVPRGVAHALEQEVRALPEDAARLVRAGAVVGDPMSLDAAVAAAQLDTADALDALDVLLDAALLAPTDVPRRYRFRHPLVRRAIYDTTPEGWRLGAHARVAQALEREGGSITARAHHLERAAQPGDAAAIGVLIAAGSGAAARAPAAAAGWYAAALRLLPQDPESAGQRLGLLVMLAQCQAAIGQLVPALDSLDQALQLAGDDDVLAPLRARLVAGCAMCENLLGRHEAAHGRLVAALDHVADPSSIAAADLQVELAADALYDGDFTAMRTWAQRGHATATALEDPALQLVAEALATYAQLGLGAIPEAHATADKAAERLDGMADDALGGRLDGPYYLGFAEYFAERYDAAIRHFRRGIALSRAAGQGQFATPMSIGLAHAYEVTGRLRAALEQADGAVEAGRLSGNRQILCWALTAEAWIAAIAGELPRARAAGAEALELLAHLDESVLSQGTRVHVAAAWLEAGEPERCLEAMADAGGPGFAHVEPGRRAWLYAILARAELDLGHHTVARDWVQRGEELQAQLGDLGHVEAAVAHAHALLDLATGDAAGALAHAERAVDRATQAGAAVQAARARTVAGRAAAQLGHASSAVSWLERAEADLAAIGATRLRDEAARELRRLGRRVGARRRRASGAEGLASLSGREREIAELVADGRTNREIAAELFLSEKTIESHLTKVFAKLGVSGRVAVAGAVGRERDPGD